The genome window CATAttgtttttaacatatataaattaattttaaaagaggtttttaacatcattaaaatttaaattgaaatttaactttcttttaatttgctaATTCTCatatatagatttaattttgattttctattctTTAATCTTTaaccttttgatttgttataattattttcctttttttttgtttaattttagaaggttgctatatatttttgttttaaagttatAGTTTATgttctaaaattgtttttcatactTTAACAATTATTTGGCTAGTTATTGTTCTCATATATATTACtgtttacatatataaaaagttagTGTGGTAAATAGATGCAGTATAGaaagttttttctaaaaagattaAGTTTTAAACGGGATAATTTATGACCCCTCTAATCTTTTCTAAAAACTTACTTAGTGAAAGAATTATTCACACAGTACTATTTTTGTATACGGTACCGTTCACATGTGAAATagtaataattaaacaaatcataataaacaaaataaaatttaacttagtaacccaataaaaagaatgatagTTGATTTTATATAGCAtagtctaaatatttttattgataaagtCTCATATATGTTTGCAGTCTGCTGTAACAATGGCATGATACTAGGATTTGATTTCTTAAATGTATACTTTTGTTACAGCagactgcaaaaatcttactaTTTGTTCGCTGGTTGTATTCCGATTCATCGGTGAACAGCGAATACATATCTTGTTCTTTAAGTTGCCAGCAAGTctaaattaatacatatttttattgataaagtTAAACGTTATTAGAGATTTGTGGTGTTAAATTATTGCtgtgaaatatttttagtaagttttgtgttttaaaaatattttaaaaaaaattaatttttttatttttttctttactttaaattaatattttttggtatttttagatcattttgatgtgctgatttcaaaaataatttttaaaaaataaaaaaatatattattttgatatatttttaagtgaaaaacactttaaaaaacaaccgcaaccacacttttaaacaggtgaatatatattatttaattaatacataaaatCATTGTTCATTTACCACTTTCCCTTATTTAGGAATATTcttatatcaatttttgtatatgaagattaaatctaatttttaagtAAGTTATTTATATCCAAACTGACAATGGATCATTCAGATTTTGAACCTTGGCAACATGATATCGGCCAAGATTCCCTAATACATTTAAGGAAAAGATAGCTTATAGTCTCGAGAAAGTGAGGAAAACCCATCTTCGCCGATCTACTCCCATGACAGCCGCCAAAACATGtcggaaaatgtttttttggtttaatttctgGTTCAGAAGAACATTGTTGACATGATTCCTATTGAAAATATGAGTGCCAGCGGTCCGATCATTACATCTTCCATGTAGTTTGGAATTCAACCCCAGCATTCTAACATGTAACTAGATCATTCAACAGGCGAATGACAAACAACTTACTCCCTCTACTGCTAGTTTTTACATCAAACTCAAAATTCCCATCAATTTCTACAAATTATTGGAACAACTCATTCATTAATATTTGGTGAAAAGAAAGGTGGAAATATAAATCTCTATTGGTACATCTTtgccaaaaataaaagatatattggTAAATGATTGGTATAAGATGGGATACAAATCAGCTGTGAAGACAGCAATATATTCTGTGATTATTAAATCTTCGTCCTCTTTGGtcatctcaattttttatttcactgtATCATCTATTCATATCTGGAACCACAACAGCAGTACCTATAACTTTTTTGCCGAGTAGACTTCTTCCCttcatgaaaaacattttcatgGATGCCATTTGCCTCAAGGCTCGTTTGCTTGTTGCCTTGCGCGGTTATGTCCATTGTTTGTACCTCTGCTGTTCCATCTTTCTGACTTTGAGAAGAATATAAAGGAACATGGTTAGTCTCATTAGGAACTGAAATATATTGGTCTGGTGATTCCGGTGTTATCTTGTTATGGTTTATTTCCCTTGAGCCTGCGCGGCTGCAAAACAAGATCAAACCAGTAATGACATTAAACCAACAGTGGCATTATCCTAGAAGAGTAGAAGTAATAATTTGTCGTTTCCCTTAGATTCATTACTATGATGAGGACAGAAATATGTAGGCATAAGTACCTGATGTCAAGATTGCTGGAGCTATTCCTGGATTCATGTGAATTCCTCTCTACAGGTCTTCCTTTATCAGATACTTCAGCAGATACTTCAGCAGAGACCCCAGCTTTCGGACAGACTCCACTGTCTTCTAAATGAGTTGGATCGATTTCAACGTCCTTGTCAAGATTTGGagtttcttcatttgttttgctAGAAGAAGACCTGGTTAGAGAACTACTATATTCCCGGACCACAGAAATGGCCTTCTCTAGAGTTTCTAAGGCTCTCCCTACATCAGAACTGATACGCATATTCCTTGTACAGTTTTCAGGGCTTTTTAGAGCAATTTTATTGCTTGAAGGTTGACCTATAACTCTGCAATCCCTCGTTGAATGTCtgctattttcatttttttcttcttcaatcccaataaaagttttcCTATCTGTAGCCAGTGCAATGTTTTGCAAACTTGCACTTCCATGGTCCTTGCAATGAACTCTCTGTTCCTCCCCCCTCATTCTATCCTTCAAGTGCCTACTTTCTGGATCATTTTCTTCCTTGATCTCACCAAAGGATTTGCTGTCCATAAGTGGTGCACTACAAGGAAAAGCTTTGCTTGCAGCATTCAGTTCCAAACCTCCCAAGTTTTCATCCTTAAAGCCCCTACTctcttcattattttcttcctcAATCTCACTAAAGGATTTGTTTACTACAACTTCTGCATTCTCTGAAAAACCTTCAATTGCATCATTATCCCCATGAATATTCAGTTCAACATCTCCCAAGTTTTCTTCCACATCTTCAGTAGAATGCTCTTTCTGTAGAAGGGAAGCATCACTGTTATACACTTTCCCTTCCACAACCGAGTGCCTACTTTCTGGATCATTATCTTCCTTGATCTCACCGAAGGATTTGCTGTCCATAAGTGGTGCACCACAAGGAAAAGCTTTGCTTGCATTATTCAGTTCCAAACCTCCCAAGTTTTCACCCTTCAAGCCCCtactttcttcattattttcttcctcAATCTCACTAAAGGATTTGTTTACTACAACTTCTGCATTCTCTGAAAAATCTTTGATTGCATCATTATCCCCATGAATATTCAGTTCAACATCTCCCAAGTTTCCTTCCACATCTTCACTAG of Populus trichocarpa isolate Nisqually-1 chromosome 16, P.trichocarpa_v4.1, whole genome shotgun sequence contains these proteins:
- the LOC7488076 gene encoding uncharacterized protein LOC7488076 translates to MGKSGKISQFRERLDKTLASPELTNLDALKTLIRNQLARSSPGETEGFSDNLIENRTNHVSSFLDMLRSASVSESEVSRNSETSHGEWKVKEDHEEFRVMYRPGPQGTPFHSLLVEGYVDGTVDTCLCISWEATLYRKWWPQYSFPPFRITICECLQRIRIGEQISLVRVKVTWPLTARETVVHYVLFEYLQDGLVVVVASTISDLEGIDKTTHGFSKDGIPEAKDVVRIDVMGGFAIQKVTSERSYFRTIANMDLKLDFVRPSLINFISRQLVGNGFRLYQKAVASVSNYDEDYSKALKDPMYARIREALYSTENADVVVEEKVYNSDASILRKEHSSEDVEGNLGDVELNIHGDNDAIKDFSENAEVVVNKSFSEIEEENNEESRGLKGENLGGLELNNASKAFPCGAPLMDSKSFGEIKEDNDPESRHSVVEGKVYNSDASLLQKEHSTEDVEENLGDVELNIHGDNDAIEGFSENAEVVVNKSFSEIEEENNEESRGFKDENLGGLELNAASKAFPCSAPLMDSKSFGEIKEENDPESRHLKDRMRGEEQRVHCKDHGSASLQNIALATDRKTFIGIEEEKNENSRHSTRDCRVIGQPSSNKIALKSPENCTRNMRISSDVGRALETLEKAISVVREYSSSLTRSSSSKTNEETPNLDKDVEIDPTHLEDSGVCPKAGVSAEVSAEVSDKGRPVERNSHESRNSSSNLDISRAGSREINHNKITPESPDQYISVPNETNHVPLYSSQSQKDGTAEVQTMDITAQGNKQTSLEANGIHENVFHEGKKSTRQKSYRYCCCGSRYE